The sequence below is a genomic window from Sphingobacterium sp. ML3W.
AATTCCTTTTTCCTCGTAGAAGAAGAAAATCTAAATCAGATTAATAATCAAATAACTAAATTGGAACAAAGTGGTGTAGGAATAGTACTCGAAAAGAAGTTAGACGATACAAAAATGACTCTTGACCAAGCTTTAGCTAACTTCAAAAAGAGACTTAAGAACCAAAAGAAAGAGCGTAAGGTTTTAAGAGAGGAGAGCCGTTTAAATCTTTCTGATGCTGCTTATCAGCTATTGGAAGATGACCTCATTAAACAAAGCCTTCGAGACAAATATGAGTTACAAATTTTTCAGAAGCAATATCATGACGATCTTTCATTAGCAAAGCAGCCTTTACTTGATTTTCAAAATAAAGTAGCTGCTTTAAAAGATGATCGTAAAAAACGATCATCACAATTGCAAAATCAATTATTTGCACAATACAATTTTCGGAATGCGCTGTCAGAGACCAAAAATGTCATTGCTATATTCAAAGACTTCAACGACATACAACCTCCAGCTGGTTCAGGAGAATGTGCTGCTCCAAAATTATTACAATATGCCTATCTTCATGACTACGTTCCAATCGCCTTAGCTGAATTCTGGTGGGGACAATCGCCATCGGCTGAAGTTCGTAGGCACAAACATTTTTACCCAGCTTGCAGAAATAAATGCGAACCTATTTTGGGATTTATGTTACAGGGATTAAGTATAGATAAAAATCCTATGCTTGAAAGCCCCGATGAAGCTACTGAGATTCCCATTATATTTGAGGATGATCATGTATTGATCATTAATAAACCCGAAGAATTCCTATCTGTCCCTGGTATTCATGTACAAGATTCTGTCTATACACGTATGATCAAAAAATATCCTAATGCGGGTCCACTAATCGTACATCGCCTAGATATGTCTACTTCCGGGATTCTCGTCTTAGCAAAAACGAAAGAATCCCACAAAGCAATCCAAAATCAATTCCTCAATCATCGTATCATCAAGCACTATATTGCGCTATTAGATGGTATTATTGTGGAAGATGAAGGTGAAATTTCCTTACCCATCCGCGTAGATCTTGACGATCGTCCACGTCAATTGGTCTGCTACGAACATGGAAAAAGTGCTGTAACAAAATGGCAAAAAATTAGTGTTGATAATGGTAAAACTAAAGTTAAGTATTTTCCTATAACGGGACGTACTCATCAACTTCGTATTCATTCCGCTCATCCAAATGGCATGAATTGTCCAATTGTTGGGGACGACCTCTATGGTCAAAAGGCAAATCGATTACATTTACACGCGGCATATATCGAATTCAATCATCCCATGACAAATGAACGAATTCACTTCCAAGTAGAACCAAATTTTTAGAACTACAACAACCGCACTGACCTTTTTGTTACAATAGTCAGTGCAAATGATTTTATTTAGGTCAATATTCATCATACAGAAGTAAAATTACAGTCAATTTATTCTGACATTAAAACAAACAATCTGCTTATCAATAGGTTAAAGCATAGTATCTAAAAATCACCAACATTAAAATAATGTAAATGCTTTATTAATTCTTTATTTTTTATTTCTTTTGCATACGCATTATTAGAACTTTTAAGTTAAAAAGTCAGAAATTAAGATTATGTCACAACATGCATCTATTCATTATGATGTAATTAAGGCTAAAAAATATGGAACACCAACATACTACCAATAATAATATAAAAACACTATTCCTACTTTTGACAATCGGAGTCTTGAGCATAACAACTGCATTAGGGCAATTGAAAACTGTGGCTGGTATAGTTAAGGATAGTAAAACAAAACAGCCCATTGCGTTTGCCACTGTTGCTGTTGTAGGAGCTCCTTCTGCTCCTGGCAACGCTACATCGACTCAAGAATCTGGCCGATTTAGTTTAAAATTCCCAAGTAACTATACGAAAATTCGGGTTTCGAGCATTGGTTATGACTACAAAGATGTATTTGTTACCAACGACGAATTGCAACAAATCGAAATATTGATGGAATCGCAAGACAACACGCTCGATGAGGTTGTGGTTAGGGGTAAAAAGAGAAAATATACAAATAAGGATAATCCTGCTGTTGCCCTTATAAGAAAGGTCATAGAGAATAAAAGTAAAAATAGATTGACGGGCCAACAGTATGCAGAATACAATCAATATGAGAAGATCTCTTTAGGATTGAGTAACCTTTCTGAGAAATTCGTCAATAAAAAGATATTCAAAAACTATCAATTTCTTTTCGAATTGGATGACTCAGCCAAAACAGCAAATAAATATATGCTTCCTGCGTTCATGGAAGAAAAGCTTTCAAAAGTTTATTATCGAAAAGACCCAAAAAAGACAAAACAATATATATTGGGAGAGCAACGTGCTCAATTTGATCCTAAATTTATTGACAATGACGGTCTAAGTGCATATTTCAATAAATTATATGAGACTGTGGATATTTACGATAACAATATCACTTTGGTTACAAATCAATTTTTGAGTCCAATTGCAAACTCTTCACCCACGTTTTATAAATTCTTCATCACAGATACGATAAAAACACAACAACCATGGTTGGTAGAGCTTAGTTTTTTTCCGCGCAATAAAGCTGACATGCTTTTCAAAGGGCAACTGTATATTACTTTAGATGGCAACTATGCAGTTCAAGCGGCTAATATGACTGTTGCTGACGATATCAATCTGAATTTTGTTAGGGATATGAATATAGAGTTGCAATTCGAGCAAGATAATAGTAAAAGATTTTATTTGAGTCAAAGTACGCTTGGCATTGATTTTTCTTTAACAGACAAAGGAATGGGTATTCGTGGAAATCGGACTGTCAATTACAAAAACTATGAGACAGGATTAGCCCAACCCGATAGTATCTATGAGGGGCCAGAAACCGTTATTGCATACAATTTAACTGATGGAAAGGGAACTAAAAATCTATTTGATACAAAACGTCAAATTCCACTGACTAAAAACGAACTGAACATCTATCATAATATTGATACTCTTCAGCAGATTCCCTCTTTCAAAAGTTTTATGGATATTGCTGCTTTATTGTTTTCAGGATATAAGCAGGCAGGTCCCGTAGAGATCGGACCAGTTAATACGTTTTATAGTTTCAACCCTGTCGAAGGGTTCAGGTTACGTCTTGGAGGGCGAACAACGGAGTCGTTAAGTAAAAGATTCTATGCTGAATCGTATGCTGCATATGGTTTTAAAGATGAGAAATGGAAATATTTTTTAAGTGGAACTTATGCCTTTAATAATAAATCTGTTTATTCATTTCCACAGCATTATATCAGGGGATCATTTCAGCGTGACACAAAAATCCCTGGCCAACAACTGGAATTCGTACAAGAAGATAATTTCTTATTATCATTTAAAAGAGGAGAGAATGAGAGTTACATTTATAATGATGTGTATCGCGTCGATTACCGTAAGGAATTTGAGAACCACCTCAGTATCGGTCTAGGTTTTAATGCAACTAAGCAATCACCTGCGGGTACTTTAATTTATCAGATCACAGATAAAAATGGCAATGCGCAGGTTTTTAATGAAATTAATTCAACTGAATTATCTGTCAATATACGTTATGCACCAAATGAACAGTTTTATCAAGGAAAATTATATCGCACACCAATTTTCAACCAGTACCCTATCTTCAATTTCAACTATACTGCTGGTCTTAAAGATGTATTTAATGGGGATTATAGTTACCATAATTTCAACATCGGTGCATTTAAAAGATTTTACCTTAGCCAACTAGGTTATGCGGATATTGATGTAGCAGGGACTTATATTGCAGGGAAAGGGATACCTTTTCCATTCTTGACTATTCATAGAGCCAATCAGACTTATGCTTATCAACTAAATTCTTACAACTTGATGAACTTTTTAGAATTTGTCAGCGATCACCATGCATCAGCAAATATCCAATACTATATGAATGGGTTTTTATTAAATAAAATTCCTGTTATTAAAATGCTTAAACTTCGTGAGGTTTTTAGTTTCAAGGCAGTATATGGAGGATTAAGAGATGAGAACAATCCTGAAAATTCAAATCAAGTATTTGATTTTCAAAAAAACAAAGATGGCCAGCAATCATCGTATACTTTCGGGTCTAAACCTTATATGGAAGCCAGTGTCGGTCTATCGAATATTTTCAAAATTTTACGTGTAGATTATGTCCGAAGACTGAACTATTTGGATAATCCCGGTGCTCCTAAATCTGGAATCAGAGCACGAATTAAATTTGATTTCTAAAAAATAAAAAAGGGCTTTCTAAATATTTAGAAAGCCCTTTTTGTTCGTATCAACATTTATTTACCTTCCAGCGCGGATATAAACGGTGCGCGAAATTTAGGGTCTTTTTCTTGGAATTCAATCGATTTTTTATACGTATCTACATTTAAAAACATCTCAGCTGGATCTCCTGCTTTCTGTTCTAAAAATAATTTAAAACTATAAGTTGCAGTTTTATCAAGGTCTACATTTACTTTATTAGAAGAAAAAACAGTCGGCAGAAGCGTCGTATTAGAAAAAGAGGCTGATGCAGGCAATTCATAAATTGCACCTAGAGCTTTTACAAAGGCGTCGCTTTCCGATCCTAGAGAAGAAAACTTAATTTTCCCTTTTGTAAAACCAACTTCTTCATTTGCCTGATCACTGATGATTCCTGCGGGAATCATATTAACAACTTCTACCTTTAAGCCTACTGTATCTCCCTTATAAACACTTTTAGCTGTATAGATATGGCTAGAATCTGTTTTTACGTCGTCAACAATTCTTAAAAAAAGATGCTTATTATTGGTCACAGGCCCATCTAGTGTCAACTCTTCCACTCGTGGCTCATTTTTATTCGACTTAGCAGCACCTTCTTGCTTTTGGTTCGTGTTGCCACATGCTGTTGCAAATGCCAACGCAGATAGAACAGCAATTTGATTCAATTTACTCATCATGTTCAGTAATTATGTTTATCAGTATAATCGTTTACTAAAATTAACGATTTTTACTGATAAACAAATAAATTAGAATGATTGTTTTTACTTAATCAAAGCATCATATAATATTTCTACAGGATGATAGGAATGCCTCCCTACCCCATCTTTAATCTGATGCCTACAAGAAGTTCCGGCAGCAGCTATTAATGTTGACGTTTCTGTATTTCGGACGGCAGGTAGCAGCACCAATTCTGCAACTTTCATCGACAACTCATAATGTTCCTTTTCGTAACCAAATGACCCCGCCATACCACAACAACCTGAAGGAATTACTTCTACTTCGTAATTCATGGGAAATGAAAGTACCTGCGTCGTAGTCTCTACCAAATGAAAGGCTTTTTGATAGCAATGTCCATGTAACTTAATTTTTTTCTTTTCAGAACTGAACTGTTCTTTATGCAGACGTCCAGCTTCAATTTCTTTTAACAAAAACTCATCAAACATCAATGCATTCTTAGCTACTCGCTCTGCATCCTGCATTAATTCAGGGTCAACCAAAGCTAAGTACTCATCTCTAAAAGTAATGATAGCAGAAGGTTCTATACCTAATAAAGGGGTTCTTTCTGAAATGAAATCTTTCAAGAAATTAATATTTTTATTGGCAATTTTCTTAGCTTCTTTAACCAAACCCTTTGAAAGATATGTACGTCCACTTTGTATATGCTTTGGTATAATTACTTCGTACCCAAGTGCCGTCAGTAATTTATAAGCTTTAATGCCAATTTCTGCGTCATTGTACTCTGTAAATTCATCCGCAAATAAATACACTTTCCTTTTTGCCTTCGGATTTTCAATCTGTTTATTTACCCATTGCGTCAATGTCGTGCCACAAACCTTTGGAAGAGATCTCTTAGGTGCAAAACCAATAGTTCTTTTAATGATACTGGCTAAAAAGCTATTTTGAGTCACAAAATTATAAACTGGAGCAACCATAGCTCCCAATTTCTGGGATTCTGTAAAATTAGCGATTACTTGCGTTCGAAATGGCACACCGTGCTCATCGTAATAATGCTGTAAAAACTCTGCTTTCATTTTAGCTACGTCAACACTAGATGGACATTCCGTCTTACATCCTTTACAAGAAAGACACAAGTCCATCACATCCTTCAGCTCTTCATGGTCAAAACGATTTTCTTTTGTTGAATTTGTCAGAAATTGACGCAGCATATTTGCTCGCGCACGAGTAGTATCCTTTTCTTCTCGCGTAGCCATAAAGGACGGACACATCGTACCTCCAGTGATTTCTGTCTTCCGACAGTCCCCCGAACCCGAACATTTCTCTGCTAATCGAAGTATACTCTCCTCTTTAGAAAAATCAAAATAGGTCTTAATTTCAGTTGTATTCTTATTGTTATCATACCGAAGAAAAGTATCCATAGGTGGTGTATTGACAATCTTATTCGCATTAAAAATGCCTTTAGGATCAAAAATAGCTTTTACTTGTTTAATCAGTTCGAAAACTTTTTCACCTAAAACCTTTTCAATAAATTCTCCTCTAAGGCGACCATCTCCGTGTTCGCCACTTAAAGACCCATTATATTTTAAGACAAGATCTGTTGTTTTTTCTAATATCGATCGAAAAGTTTTTACCCCCGCCTCAGTTTTTAAGTTTACAAAAGGCTCAATGTGCAGCTCTCCTGCTCCGGCATGTGCATAATAAGAAGCATGAACTCCCTCTTCAATCAATAAGTTTTGGATATCTGCTACATATGCCGGTAAATCTTCAGGAGAAACCGCGCAATCTTCGATTAAATTAACAGGCTGACTATCTCCCGGAAGATTTCGAATCAAGCCTAAACCAGCTTTTCTCACATCCCATACTAAGTTTGTCTGCTCGCCGGTGATATAAGGGTAGGCATAACCTAGTCCCTTTTCAATCAATGCTGCTTTTAAAGCCATAGCTTTGGCTTCTACCTCCAGTGGGGTGCTTCCTCTAAATTCTACAATTAGCAAAGCTTTGGGATCTCCTTCTATAAAAAAGCGATTATGTTGATAGGTACGATGCCCTACCGTAAAATCCATGATATATTTATCGACAAGTTCTGAGGCTTCTGGTGCATGAGATAAAGCGACGATATTGCCTCTCATACACGCAATCATATCGTCAAAGTGGATGCATAAAAGACCTAAGTTTTCGGGTGGTAAAGGCATCAATTGGAGTTTGGCTTCTGTCACAATACCAAGTGTACCTTCGGAACCGGCAAGCAGCTGGCACATATTGAAAGGCTTATTTTGATCCAATAACATATCCAGAGCATAGCCCGTATTTCTCCTTGTTATGGAACGTTTTGGATAACCAGCTGTTATGGCTTGAATGTTTTCCTCATCCGTCAACATGGCATTTAACTCACGATATATTACACCTTCTCGATTTTTTTGAATTAGTTTCTTAAAGTACGAATCTGCGCTCAAAGCCTCAAAGAGAACTTCAGACTGATCATCTAAAATAACATTTGCCTCCAGTAAATTTTGTCGGGTATCGCCCCAAACGATGGAATGTAGTCCCGATGAGTTATTCCCAATCATACCGCCAATCATTGCCCTACTTGCGGTTGAAGTTTCGGGACCAAACATCAATCCAAAAGGTTTGAGAGCATGGTTTAAATCATCCCGAATAACACCAGGCTCTACACGTACCCACTGCTCACTTACATTTACCTCGAGAATCTTATTAAAATACTTTGAGATATCCATGATTATTCCATTTCCAACAACCTGACCAGCTAAGGAAGTGCCAGCCGTCCTCGGGATAATGGTAACTCCATTTGAGGTGCCAAATTGTAATAAAGCTTTAATGTCTGCCCTGTTTTTAGGAATTGCGACAGCTAATGGTAATTCCTGGTATACGGACGCGTCGGTAGAATAAGCGATACGAATAGTATGATGTTGCGTTGAATCATCATAATATAATTCACCATTCAACGATTGCGCTAATTGATCTAAAGAGGTATTTTCCTTCACAGTATGATTTAATTTGTGTAAACAAATTTAATTATTTAAAACAATCAAAAGAATTGACACTGCAAGATAATGAAAATATTATCTTAAACACGCATAAAAATGCATTAGATCAAGTTTTTCCTTTTGCAAATAAGCTGTATTTTTACAGAAATAATTTAATATGCGAAAAACGCTACTTCGATATAGTCTTCATTCTGATTTCATCATTTATTTAATTCGAATTTTAATTGGTTTTTCTATCGGTTACTTTCTTTATATCAGCTTTCCTCAATACTCCGTGACATGGACACTCATTTCTATTGTGCTTGTAATATCTCCTGATGATAAAGAGGCTACCCAAATAGCTATTGACAGAACGAAGTCCAATTTTATTGGTTCTGCAACTGGTATTCTCTTTTATTTCACTAACCTGCCAGAAATGTGGTCTATGCTGTTTGGCGTGATTACTTCGGTTGCCATCTGTCGATTATTCAATGTATTGAGTGTGGCACGTACAGCTATGGTTGCTATGATTATCGTCGTTATTCATGAACAGCAATTAAAATCATTCGTGGCTGCCCTGGAACGTTTTGCATGCGTCACAATTGGTTGTATAATTGGTTTACTTGTGACCCTTATGACGAGCTATTTTATTAAGGCATTACGAAACAAATACGCAATTGAATTTTTAGAAGAATAATATTCGACAATTAGGAGCAATTACCAAATATTATACAGTAATGAACAACTACCTTAAAATCAATATATTATAATAATATTAGGTGTTTTTACTTACGTGAACATCTATTTATAAAAATAAAATAGCCTTTTAAAATAGAATAATATTCTGAATTAACTACAATAATTTGAATATTATTCGAAATATGCTTATCTTTGCACTCGATATGACAAACATAGAATATAATTTAGATCATGTGGATTACAAAATCTTGCGTTTAATGCAAGATAATGCGCGTATTAACAATGCAGATATTGCTAGGGAACTCAGTATGGCCCCTTCTGCGATATTAGAGCGTGTTAAAAAATTGGAGCAGAAGAATGTAATCCTTCAATACAATGCTAAGATTAATCCGGCAGCGATTGATCAAAAATTATTGTCATTCATCTTCATTAAGGCCAATGATATTATTGGTGAACAAAAAGTTGGGATACTATTAGCTGAAATACCAGAAGTACAGGAAGTCCATGATATTGCTGGCGATGATGGCTACCTTATTAAAGTACGTACCGCTGATTCTACGGCCTTAGTAGATCTAATGCGAAACACATTAGCAAAAATTGAAGGAATAATTTCAACGCGAACCACAATTGTTTTACAAACAGTTAAAGAGGAGCATCAATTAGTGATACCAGAATAATTTAAGAAAGGAATTTATAAGATGTTAAATAATAAAGTACAACAGGCAAGCTCCCTCATGATCATACTCGCATATGCAATCGTATACATTGTATGGGGGTCAACTTTTTTCTTTATTGAAAAAGCTCTTCACAGTTTCCCTCCCTTCATATTGGGGTCATTTCGATTTGCTACTGCAAGTGTTTTATTGATGGGCTATTGTGCATTGAAAGGCTACAAATTATTCAATAAAAGAGCGATCCGCGATTCTATTGTCGTAGGTTTTTTACTTTTATTCATTGACATGGGAGGTCTAATCTGGGCCGAGCAATATATCTCTGGGGGTGTCGCAGCTATTATTTCTGCTGCTGCTGCAATTTGGTTTGTAATTCTAGATAAGCCCAAATGGAAAGAGAATTTCAGTAGCAAATCCACCATCGCGGGATTGATTTTAGGTTTCTGCGGCGTTGTTCTCCTTTTTGCAGAACAAATCATGGCAAGCAGATCATCTGCCAATAAAGAAATTACTGTTATTGCGCTCGTCATTATGGTTTTGGGATCTATCGCATGGACTGCAGGCTCCCTCTATTCAAAATATCAAAAGAAGGCGCATCAGGAAGAAGAAAACTTACATGTTTCCGTTAGAACGGCATGGCAAATGATTACCGCAGGTATACTATTTACCTTAGTTGCTAGTTTCAATGGTGAATTTGCTAATTTCAAATTTGAGCAAGTTACACCTATCGACTGGTTCAATATATCCTATTTAATAGTGTTTGGATCGATATTAGCATTTAGTTCTTATATCTGGCTATTGCAAGTAAGACCCGCAACTGAAGTCAGCACCTATGCGTATGTAAATCCAATCGTCGCATTGGTATTGAGTTACTTTTTTAGTAGCCATGCTGTTACATCCACACAGGTCATAGGGTTAATCATCATATTATTTTCAGTACTACTGATGAACTGGAAGCTCTATAAAAACAATAAAATGGTCGCAAAAATAACGAAAACAACAATAGCTGACCGTAGAAAATCAATAAAACTGAGAAACCAAAGAGATGCAATTGCTAGAAGAGACTCTAAAAAACCAGAGATTGCAAACTAAAAAACGCTCTTTTCACCAAATAGATAATAAAAGCTTAACAAAATGTTAGGCTTTTATTATCTACATTTGTATCGAAAATACTTATTACATGATGAAACTAAATACACATCAACTTCAATATGTAACCTTCGGGTTTTTAGCTATTCTTCTTAGCACATCCTGCAGCAAAAGCCTAAGTCCGACCCAAAAAGATTTTAGACAGTATGAGATTAATAAAAATACCGTTGAGGATACCGATATCGTCGCTATTTACAACCCTTATAAGCTGCAGATGCAGGCAGAAATGAATCGTGTCATCGGTTTTTCTGAGGTGCCACTGACAAAGGAAAAGGCTCCAGAAACTTTAATGGGTAACTTCTTTACTCAAGCTTTATTAAATGCAAGTGCGCAGGTTAACAATAAAGCTGACATCGCATTTGCAACAAAAGGAGGTATTCGTAATGAAATGAAAGCTGGAGATATTACTGTTGAAAGTGTATTCGAAGTGATGCCTTTTGAAAATCAATTAACCGTAGTGGAGCTCAATGGTCTACAGATTCAGGAACTTGCAACCTTCATTGCTGCAACTGGTGGGCAACCCGTGACAGGTCTTACATTATCCATTCGGGATAAAAAACCAATCGACATTCAGGTTCAGGGTAAGAATATCGAAAACGATAAAATTTATAAGGTTGTGACATATGATTACTTGGCCAATGGAGGCGATAATCTGGACTTATTTACACATGCACTAAAACGAACGGATTACCCGCAAAAAGTACGCGAAAGTTTAATGGACTACATCTCGGGCTTTACTAAAAATGGTCAAAAAATTAATATGCAATTAGATGGAAGAGTTAAAATCATTAAATAGAAGAGGTTTTCTGAAAACAGCAGCTGGTCTTTCCGCTGTTGCCACGTTTGGAGCTTTACCACTCCTTTCATTCGCAGGTTCAAAAAAAATAAAACTAACGATTCTACATACCAATGATGTGCATAGTAGAATTGAGCCCTTTCCAATGGATGGCGGAAGGTACCAAGGTCTAGCAGGAGTTGCGCGTCGCAGTACACTTATAAAAAAAGTAAGAGCAGAGGAAGACCATGTCCTATTATTGGATGCTGGTGATATGTTTCAAGGAACCCCCTATTTCAACCTATTTGGCGGAAAATTAGAACTCGATTTAATGACCAAATTGGGATATGATGCTGGAACATTTGGTAATCATGAATTTGACAACGGTTTAAATGGCCTTATCAAATATTTAGACCATGCGAAGTTCCCATTCTTAACGGCTAATTATGACTTTACAGGTACTGTATTGGAAGGTAAGACACAAGATTACACCATCTTCAAAAAAGCTGGTATTAAAATCGGAGTTTTTGGACTTGGCGTTGATATAGAGGGGCTAGTCGATCCAAATAATTTTAAAGGGATGAAATACCTAGACCCTATTGCGGTCGCAAATCGCGTGGTAAAG
It includes:
- a CDS encoding pseudouridine synthase, coding for MKTTILKANCLSTDTYFHKFTTEIAATPLPLHFTFPFCYEPHLLAKKASAHVQEYILTQDEWTHNFGLDATVQGQAIGKMFGVLVVQDRNGNIGFLAAFSGKLAGKNDHRYFVPPVFDMLTDNSFFLVEEENLNQINNQITKLEQSGVGIVLEKKLDDTKMTLDQALANFKKRLKNQKKERKVLREESRLNLSDAAYQLLEDDLIKQSLRDKYELQIFQKQYHDDLSLAKQPLLDFQNKVAALKDDRKKRSSQLQNQLFAQYNFRNALSETKNVIAIFKDFNDIQPPAGSGECAAPKLLQYAYLHDYVPIALAEFWWGQSPSAEVRRHKHFYPACRNKCEPILGFMLQGLSIDKNPMLESPDEATEIPIIFEDDHVLIINKPEEFLSVPGIHVQDSVYTRMIKKYPNAGPLIVHRLDMSTSGILVLAKTKESHKAIQNQFLNHRIIKHYIALLDGIIVEDEGEISLPIRVDLDDRPRQLVCYEHGKSAVTKWQKISVDNGKTKVKYFPITGRTHQLRIHSAHPNGMNCPIVGDDLYGQKANRLHLHAAYIEFNHPMTNERIHFQVEPNF
- a CDS encoding DUF5686 and carboxypeptidase-like regulatory domain-containing protein, with protein sequence MEHQHTTNNNIKTLFLLLTIGVLSITTALGQLKTVAGIVKDSKTKQPIAFATVAVVGAPSAPGNATSTQESGRFSLKFPSNYTKIRVSSIGYDYKDVFVTNDELQQIEILMESQDNTLDEVVVRGKKRKYTNKDNPAVALIRKVIENKSKNRLTGQQYAEYNQYEKISLGLSNLSEKFVNKKIFKNYQFLFELDDSAKTANKYMLPAFMEEKLSKVYYRKDPKKTKQYILGEQRAQFDPKFIDNDGLSAYFNKLYETVDIYDNNITLVTNQFLSPIANSSPTFYKFFITDTIKTQQPWLVELSFFPRNKADMLFKGQLYITLDGNYAVQAANMTVADDINLNFVRDMNIELQFEQDNSKRFYLSQSTLGIDFSLTDKGMGIRGNRTVNYKNYETGLAQPDSIYEGPETVIAYNLTDGKGTKNLFDTKRQIPLTKNELNIYHNIDTLQQIPSFKSFMDIAALLFSGYKQAGPVEIGPVNTFYSFNPVEGFRLRLGGRTTESLSKRFYAESYAAYGFKDEKWKYFLSGTYAFNNKSVYSFPQHYIRGSFQRDTKIPGQQLEFVQEDNFLLSFKRGENESYIYNDVYRVDYRKEFENHLSIGLGFNATKQSPAGTLIYQITDKNGNAQVFNEINSTELSVNIRYAPNEQFYQGKLYRTPIFNQYPIFNFNYTAGLKDVFNGDYSYHNFNIGAFKRFYLSQLGYADIDVAGTYIAGKGIPFPFLTIHRANQTYAYQLNSYNLMNFLEFVSDHHASANIQYYMNGFLLNKIPVIKMLKLREVFSFKAVYGGLRDENNPENSNQVFDFQKNKDGQQSSYTFGSKPYMEASVGLSNIFKILRVDYVRRLNYLDNPGAPKSGIRARIKFDF
- a CDS encoding FAD-binding and (Fe-S)-binding domain-containing protein is translated as MKENTSLDQLAQSLNGELYYDDSTQHHTIRIAYSTDASVYQELPLAVAIPKNRADIKALLQFGTSNGVTIIPRTAGTSLAGQVVGNGIIMDISKYFNKILEVNVSEQWVRVEPGVIRDDLNHALKPFGLMFGPETSTASRAMIGGMIGNNSSGLHSIVWGDTRQNLLEANVILDDQSEVLFEALSADSYFKKLIQKNREGVIYRELNAMLTDEENIQAITAGYPKRSITRRNTGYALDMLLDQNKPFNMCQLLAGSEGTLGIVTEAKLQLMPLPPENLGLLCIHFDDMIACMRGNIVALSHAPEASELVDKYIMDFTVGHRTYQHNRFFIEGDPKALLIVEFRGSTPLEVEAKAMALKAALIEKGLGYAYPYITGEQTNLVWDVRKAGLGLIRNLPGDSQPVNLIEDCAVSPEDLPAYVADIQNLLIEEGVHASYYAHAGAGELHIEPFVNLKTEAGVKTFRSILEKTTDLVLKYNGSLSGEHGDGRLRGEFIEKVLGEKVFELIKQVKAIFDPKGIFNANKIVNTPPMDTFLRYDNNKNTTEIKTYFDFSKEESILRLAEKCSGSGDCRKTEITGGTMCPSFMATREEKDTTRARANMLRQFLTNSTKENRFDHEELKDVMDLCLSCKGCKTECPSSVDVAKMKAEFLQHYYDEHGVPFRTQVIANFTESQKLGAMVAPVYNFVTQNSFLASIIKRTIGFAPKRSLPKVCGTTLTQWVNKQIENPKAKRKVYLFADEFTEYNDAEIGIKAYKLLTALGYEVIIPKHIQSGRTYLSKGLVKEAKKIANKNINFLKDFISERTPLLGIEPSAIITFRDEYLALVDPELMQDAERVAKNALMFDEFLLKEIEAGRLHKEQFSSEKKKIKLHGHCYQKAFHLVETTTQVLSFPMNYEVEVIPSGCCGMAGSFGYEKEHYELSMKVAELVLLPAVRNTETSTLIAAAGTSCRHQIKDGVGRHSYHPVEILYDALIK
- a CDS encoding FUSC family protein: MRKTLLRYSLHSDFIIYLIRILIGFSIGYFLYISFPQYSVTWTLISIVLVISPDDKEATQIAIDRTKSNFIGSATGILFYFTNLPEMWSMLFGVITSVAICRLFNVLSVARTAMVAMIIVVIHEQQLKSFVAALERFACVTIGCIIGLLVTLMTSYFIKALRNKYAIEFLEE
- a CDS encoding Lrp/AsnC family transcriptional regulator, producing MTNIEYNLDHVDYKILRLMQDNARINNADIARELSMAPSAILERVKKLEQKNVILQYNAKINPAAIDQKLLSFIFIKANDIIGEQKVGILLAEIPEVQEVHDIAGDDGYLIKVRTADSTALVDLMRNTLAKIEGIISTRTTIVLQTVKEEHQLVIPE
- a CDS encoding EamA family transporter; this encodes MLNNKVQQASSLMIILAYAIVYIVWGSTFFFIEKALHSFPPFILGSFRFATASVLLMGYCALKGYKLFNKRAIRDSIVVGFLLLFIDMGGLIWAEQYISGGVAAIISAAAAIWFVILDKPKWKENFSSKSTIAGLILGFCGVVLLFAEQIMASRSSANKEITVIALVIMVLGSIAWTAGSLYSKYQKKAHQEEENLHVSVRTAWQMITAGILFTLVASFNGEFANFKFEQVTPIDWFNISYLIVFGSILAFSSYIWLLQVRPATEVSTYAYVNPIVALVLSYFFSSHAVTSTQVIGLIIILFSVLLMNWKLYKNNKMVAKITKTTIADRRKSIKLRNQRDAIARRDSKKPEIAN
- a CDS encoding 5'-nucleotidase C-terminal domain-containing protein; its protein translation is MMKLNTHQLQYVTFGFLAILLSTSCSKSLSPTQKDFRQYEINKNTVEDTDIVAIYNPYKLQMQAEMNRVIGFSEVPLTKEKAPETLMGNFFTQALLNASAQVNNKADIAFATKGGIRNEMKAGDITVESVFEVMPFENQLTVVELNGLQIQELATFIAATGGQPVTGLTLSIRDKKPIDIQVQGKNIENDKIYKVVTYDYLANGGDNLDLFTHALKRTDYPQKVRESLMDYISGFTKNGQKINMQLDGRVKIIK
- a CDS encoding metallophosphoesterase; this encodes MEELKSLNRRGFLKTAAGLSAVATFGALPLLSFAGSKKIKLTILHTNDVHSRIEPFPMDGGRYQGLAGVARRSTLIKKVRAEEDHVLLLDAGDMFQGTPYFNLFGGKLELDLMTKLGYDAGTFGNHEFDNGLNGLIKYLDHAKFPFLTANYDFTGTVLEGKTQDYTIFKKAGIKIGVFGLGVDIEGLVDPNNFKGMKYLDPIAVANRVVKELKEQHKCDLVICLSHLGYQYESDKVSDIVLASKTSDIDLIIGGHTHTFLKEPTLVTNLKGTKTAVNQVGFAGINLGRIDIFFEPSTGKKKLLALTYEVNESIPASSLV